In Paramormyrops kingsleyae isolate MSU_618 chromosome 13, PKINGS_0.4, whole genome shotgun sequence, a single window of DNA contains:
- the rspry1 gene encoding RING finger and SPRY domain-containing protein 1, with translation MIVAAWIAFCASRSLVCGLRLALEQLLLLRFWESAEATPGTMGNSCVCREDSDVEDGSVPRGHLRRVDHASAEPAETRGSRPRDPVRPPRRGRGPHEPRRKKQNVDGLVLDTLAVIRTLVDNDQEPPYSMITLHEMAETDDGWLEVVQSLIRVIPLDDPLGPAVITLLLDECPLPTKDALQKLSDMLNLSAAAARQDALIPAKHRNTTAVLGCLAEKMAGPASIGLLSPGTLEYLLESLSSEAHPTVMLFALIALEKFSQTSENKLTVSESCISDRLAVLETWANHPDYLKRQVGFCSQWSLDNLFLKDARQLTYEKVNLQNINAMLNSNDVSEYLKISPTGLEARCDASSFESVRCTFCVDSGVWYYEVTVITSGVMQIGWATKDSKFLNHEGYGIGDDEYSCAYDGCRQLIWYNARSKPHSHPCWKEGDAVGFLLDLSKKQMVFYLNGHQLPPEKQVFSSATSGFFAAASFMSYQQCEFNFGAKPFRHTPPVKFSTFNDFASLASDEKIILPRHRRLALLKQVSIRDNCCTLCCDQLADTELRPCGHGGMCMECALQLDTCPLCRHDIQSRVRLISHVS, from the exons ATGATCGTAGCCGCCTGGATCGCATTCTGTGCCAGCAGGAGCCTCGTTTGCGGTCTGCGGCTCGCCCTAGAGCAGCTTCTCCTCCTCCGGTTCTGGGAGAGCGCGGAGGCGACGCCTGGGACCATGGGCAATAGCTGCGTGTGCCGGGAGGACAGCGACGTGGAGGACGGCTCCGTGCCGCGCGGACACCTCCGGCGCGTGGACCATGCTTCTGCCGAGCCGGCAGAGACCCGAGGCAGCAGACCGCGAGACCCAGTCCGGCCACCGCGGCGCGGCCGAGGCCCCCATGAACCCAGGAGGAAGAAACAGAACGTGGACGGGCTGGTGCTGGATACGCTGGCCGTCATCCGGACACTAGTCGACAA tGACCAAGAACCTCCATATTCCATGATCACACTGCATGAGATGGCGGAGACGG ATGACGGCTGGCTGGAGGTGGTCCAGTCCCTGATCCGGGTGATTCCCCTGGACGACCCACTGGGCCCGGCTGTGATCACCCTGCTGCTGGACGAGTGCCCGCTCCCCACCAAA GACGCGCTGCAGAAGCTGTCGGACATGTTGAACCTGAGCGCTGCAGCGGCCCGCCAAGACGCCCTCATCCCAGCCAAGCACCGCAACACCACGGCCGTGCTGGGCTGCCTGGCTGAAAAGATGGCAG GCCCAGCCAGCATCGGCCTCCTCAGCCCCGGTACCCTAGAGTACCTACTGGAGAGTCTG AGCTCTGAGGCACACCCAACGGTCATGCTGTTTGCCCTCATTGCACTGGAGAAGTTTTCACAGACAA GTGAGAATAAGCTGACCGTCTCGGAGTCATGCATCAGTGATCGGCTCGCTGTCCTGGAGACCTGGGCCAACCATCCGGACTACCTGAAGCGGCAGGTCGGGTTCTGTTCCCAGTGGAGCCTAGACAACTTGT TCCTGAAGGATGCCCGTCAGCTGACATACGAGAAGGTCAATCTTCAGAACATCAACGCCATGTTGAACAGCAATGACGTCAGCGAATATCTGAAAATCTCCCCCACTGGTCTTGAG GCCCGCTGCGACGCCTCCTCCTTTGAGAGTGTCCGCTGCACATTCTGCGTGGACTCGGGGGTGTGGTACTACGAGGTCACCGTCATCACGTCTGGGGTCATGCAGATCGGCTGGGCCACCAAGGACAGCAAGTTTCTGAACCAC GAGGGCTATGGGATCGGGGATGACGAGTACTCCTGTGCGTATGATGGCTGCAGGCAGCTAATCTGGTACAATGCCCGCAGCAAGCCGCACTCGCACCCGTGCTGGAAGGAAG GGGACGCTGTTGGCTTCTTGCTGGATCTCAGCAAAAAGCAGATGGTCTTCTATCTGAATGGACACCAGCTCCCTCCCGAAAAGCAGGTCTTCTCCTCGGCCAC GTCAGGCTTCTTCGCCGCGGCCAGCTTCATGTCGTACCAGCAATGCGAGTTCAACTTCGGGGCCAAACCGTTCCGGCACACGCCACCCGTGAAGTTTAGCACGTTCAACGACTTTGCTTCGCTGGCGTCCGACGAGAAGATCATCTTGCCCAG ACACCGGCGTCTAGCCCTGCTAAAGCAGGTCAGCATCAGAGACAACTGCTGCACGCTCTGCTGTGACCAGCTTGCCGACACTGAACTGCGTCCCTGCGGACACGG CGGGATGTGCATGGAGTGTGCCTTACAACTGGACACCTGCCCCCTGTGCCGTCACGACATACAGAGTCGCGTCAGACTGATCTCCCACGTCTCCTGA